The nucleotide sequence aaaattattagatccccatgagaaatatttaaaataagtacagtacagtaattgcagagttaagacatgaccactggacagcaaaatgcttactgggtcacaggggtcagaaaaaaaacaagtggagaagaacagaaacacattaactggaaaataattaataattaaagtgaagaattagatataaaactatcagggagcatttagtctacagtaccacaatttttcagagctgcaactttcctggagtctccagaattacaaggtgtcaggttctgagagacttaaaagatcccaaaaatgacttaattagaatagcatgaagtattgtgaaatactatatattgagactttatatataggctttatgaacagatgggTTCTGAGTGACTCTTTTACGAcactttgaggaatatatcttccagaatctggcattagatttaggagcttattttttattccatctcctatcctgaaaggtctgtcttgcagaattgactaaaaattaatcttcacattaattcttaattcttttgcaattctttttgtcatttcttcactgttttttttttcttctgcccccgtgacccagtcaccattttttgtccaatggtcaagtcttaacctaattattgttaattatcttaaaataattattgttcatgttaacatagttaatgtttatgaatgaaatattattgtaaagtgttattaaagttatatatatggttctgtgaatgtgatttcaaagtctagatgattcggattaaccctttaactgccgtatcccttaaaatcTGACTGCCAGaaggctattgtgaatgcatgtgcccgctgagcacaatttacctgatgccacagtggtggcgttgcactgatggcttgagcccgccatcgctgcttgcagctatatttgtaattattgtcTATCAGTGAGGACATTAATACAGTCATCAATTCAGTTATTGTTTTTGTCAGTTGTCGGTGATCGATTAATTGTTgttaagagatgcaatcgattaaagcTATTGATAGTCGGTTAACAAATTTAATGTTGGGCTGAGTGCGTCTAATGCTCAAAACGTGCAAACGGTTGTGATTGAAGTTGAccatatataaatgcatcatcataTGTTCATATTGTACAAATTacgcttttaatgtgatttaaacttaaaaagtactttaaaatagaaacaacacaaaGTTCTTAAACATGGAAACAAtataaatgtagcaaatacagtacagaacaaaagtttggaaacattactatttttttatgtttttgaaagatgtttcttgtgctcatcaagcctgcatttatttgatcaaaaatacagaaaaaatttaatattgtgatattattacaatttaaaataattgtttttacatttattatactttaaattatcatttatttctgtgatgcaaagcttaatttttaggatcattatcacataatCCTTTAGAAATTTCTAAtttgatgattcattatcaaagtcggaaacagttctgctgcttaatatttttttcagaacatgtgatacttttttaggatactttgattaataaaaaaaaaaaaaaaaaaaagaagctttgtttttaaaatataaatattttgtaataacaatatacacttctGATCAGTAATTtgtggtcagtattttttttttctttctttcttttaaataaaatcaatacttttattcagcaaggatgttttaaattgataaaaagtgataataaagaaaatatattattagaatatatattattagaattttttttattatattgaataaatgcagttctttttaaccttttcttcttccttctttctttaatgatgctgaaaattcagcgttgcatcacaggaataaattgtgtttttagagtatattcaaatagaaaactattattttaagttgtaataatatttcacaatattactgttttttcagtatttttgatcaaataaatacaggcttaatgagcagaagaaacttctttcaaaaacattaaaaatagtaatgtttccaaacttttggtctgtactgtatgtaatttcaccagataattatttaatattgagCAGGACAAAGTGACAGgacattcctacaacttgttaattcgttCCAACAACTTATTAATTTGTATCAACTGTTCATGTTTCATTTAAGTGAATTGAgggaataaattaataattctaacaaattcttaattcatgaaaaaatGGGATGCTTATAAAAGCATAAGTAATaggtctaaaataaaataaaaatgttttcctccttctatttgtttgctttattttataaatcttctgtttttattgatagtgtgcacaaataaaagtaaaaactctTGCGGATTACATCTTACTCATCATTACATCTtacttaaatatcttaaatttttATGTCTCAGCTGTTCAATATTCTAGCAATTAAAACTTAAATCAAAGTCTgtttattatcaaaataaaatacagtcaaacaAACATATTAAAGGTTACACTTCTCAGTTTAAATAGACTGTAGTATTACGATcatctctgctgttatgccaaggacattTTTGGTCATGTGAAGAGTATGATCTTTTCTGTCTATATGCGAATGTGTGTAAAGGTCAAGCCTAgtagttaaaattataaataatagtttaacatgcAAATGCATTGTCagtatggaaacatttggatttgtggcAAATGAGACgagagcaataacctccaaaatATATCCAGCCAAACCTGTGCTCGCTCCGTCCTTGTAGGCCACCACGATCTAGTTTGtgtgattaatttaatttgagtGAGAAACACATTTTGGGGAGGGGGTTTGGCGTGGTTCAGTGggttttgcacatcctgtcataccagtgacCACTACGAtagatgcattttgcagcattaggGTTCaagattaatcgattaattgatcatgGAAATGATCGAAAATTTACATCCCTAGTGTGGACACTAATAcaattattgttatagttattttCCATCAGTGTGAATAATACAGTTGTTATAGTTATTGTTTGTTGATGTGGACGCTTATTTAATTAGTGTTTTAGTTACTGTCCATTGGTGTAGACACTTATACATATTTCATTATAGAAATCATCCTTTGGCACTGCTGTTAATgtagttatttttatagtttttgccCTTTTGCATTGACACTAATACAGTTATCGTTTTAGTTATTCTTAGTTGTGGATGCTAATAGATTTGGGTGTAAGATTATTGATACCATTTTGACTGGATCAGATAAAAGATCACAGCAATGCCATTCACTGGACCAGAAAGAAGATCGAAGCAAGGAACTTTTACGAGAATCAACACCTAGATTATGTCTTACAAGCTTAGACCAACGCACCCAACTGAGAGATAAACAAACGGCCCACACTAAATGCATAACCCTCCACCTTCACTCCCTTTACCCACCCCCCCACTCCCCTAATTTACTATCCAAACACAGGACACTAAAGAAGTCACTGAATTACCTTTCTTAATCAGAGTATATAACAATGCAACAATTCGTGtgtcatgttgttttaaaaaaggtCTCTGTGTGTCTGGTAAAGAGGTCTCATTCTCTTAACAATAGAACAGGTAACCATAAATCATAAACCATAAATattcagtgtttggaataacagcgtttaaaagaacggcgttaggtaacgacgttattttttcagtaacggggtaatctaactgattacttttcccgtcgttacaacgccgttaacgttactgaacgttaaatgcggtgcgttactatgccttgatttaataaactatgcaatccgaacgcacccctggctcacacagcgagtaagcaggtgggttaataacgagataagcgattatgattggctaaggcagagtcatgtgtttcatggtagccaatcagagccagtgtttttacacacatgccggcacatgcaccagcggcgccaaacacacacacacacgcatcagctacacagagattcgcaggggcagcagaaatggcgagtcaagGGCAATCAGATGAAAAGTTGctattttcaaggtggagatataagcactacttcaaattcattgtggtcaaaggcaagaatgtGCATGTAATGTGAACATgaaatgtgtgacacgcatctataaagctagtggccaaaaacacttttttttttacaaagataatacttgaagtgcaggataaaactcttgctgtctgttgacgtgcaataaatatcgaaagttatgtacgaacacctgtctattatactcatttcaactgactcgTTAAAACTggtcaaaaaatacaaattctttgacatatagcaacttttttttttttttactttctctggtaatgagttacttttattatagagtaattcagttaatAACTCTtagttagttactttttggaacaagtagtgagtaactataactaattacttttttaaagtaaagttCCCAACAGTGTAAATATTGTAAACAGACTACTCCCAGGTTTTTCACACAAATTACCCCCTGTATGTAAATACAGCCTCCCCTAGAAACCACAGTATTTTTGAttatctgattatcagataacaTTTATACATTCTTTCACTTCAATATTATTGAATGTTTTTATGATTGAtaagtgttttttatattttttgaattgaattattaCTTTGATTACCagattaataaattgttattgttGAATTTATTCTGGttgttatgaaattattagttcTAGTAGATTAAACTGTATCCTTGTTACCGCATTTCTGCATCAGGTTAGTAACAGACATTTGGTTGAAATGGAGCATAGGGCACACCAATTATATTTTTAGAGATCTGGCTAACTTTTGGCATTAGTTCAAGTGTACTTAAGACTGTAAGGGCTAAAAGGGAATTTCCGTTTAGGTCAACTGGATGTTGTTCGACCAACCTAAATAGGGTGAGCTTAACCtctgtttattgtaatattattctaGTCAAGTATACATGTGAAATCATGGCATGGCCATACCAAAACTACTATTAGGGAAAGCAATATTGGTCGGCTTATGTCTATAGCAGTGGTCGTGACCTctgactaataataatactactttATTCAAGTGTGTACGAATCTAAGGGGACTAAACAAAAATACTATTAGAATGAGCAAGCATAGGTGCGGCCATCTAAAGTATTAGCTAGTAATTACCTACGGTATGTCTAATAATCAAAGCTGGTGAGTATGTAATCGTCGGGTACGCTAACGGCCGATGCGATACCCCTGAAAGACTTGAGCatccaaattaaaaaataaataaataaacagataaatcaAAATCTTTCAAACATTTATCTAAATTTAAAAACATTCGTGAATATCACTAAAGGCCTTATTAATTTTTTGGAGTCAGATGAATTGAAATACCTAtaaggaaatgtatttattttaatgaggTTGTGAtgaataacaggaaagacagcaACGCGCAAGGATCCTTCTGCCGGATCATTGGCTACCGTCATTGGACCAGTGGGCGGACCTTACAATGGGTAAAGTAAGAACATTTCTGGTTTTGTTTCCAGTTCCAGTTTTGCTAAACGATTCCTGGTTTCTATaccatttaaattaactttttttttttcactattttaCCTTCATTGCATGTAGTGTTGCTGTAAGGCAGACTGGGTGACCAAATAGTCCCTTAAAGAGGCAGGGTGGCATTTCTGTTATTTGGTTTGTGACATACTTTACAGAAACACTGGAGCAAGGCTGCTCACAGCGCTTCGTCATGAGTTCCTCATGTGTTGCACAGGTTCTGGTGCCCAACCCTAGACGCTAATATAATTATAGTTATTGTCTGTTgttgtggatgctaatatagttatcgttATAATTACTGGCATCTGTTGTGGATGCCAATATAGTTATAATTATTGTCTGCTTGAGAGGACATTAATATAAATAGAAAGTCCACTAACGTAACATTTGTCGTACCTGAACATGGTTGACAGAGCTTGCTGATGTCCAGATGTATGGtctggtttctgatgggattgttgatcacacagctgtagctgtttttatcctgatattccacctccagaggtagagagagactgatgctgagatcagacacactgatgctggacaataaactgtttcctttgtaccaggagagagtcacatgactcacattcaccactgaacacaccaatgaACAGTTTGGAGATGATGAAGAAGAACATTGTGAGGAGtctctgctgatgacaggaactgGCAGGTAAGCAACATTTTTTCCCGAAGTATCTGTATAAACAGACATTTCAGATTTATTCAAAActgttaaactaaactaaaatacaaaattaatctGTAACCCACCAATGACAGTAACATTGAATCTCTTATATGATGTTCTTCCAAGGTTGATGACTGTTAGATCATAAAGTCCACAATTTTCAGTTCTGATGTTTCTGATGGTCAGAGAACCAGTCTTTTCTTCCAGTATGAAATGTTCTTTACTATCAAACATATAGACAACCTGCTTATGGATTTCAGCAATTAGATTGTCTTTTGATCCAAATGTCCACAGTATCAGGTCATCTCTCTGTACTTCAGTAACATCGGTGTGTAAAGTGAGAGAATCTCCCCTCATCACTGGTATGGATTGGATTTCATCAGTTTCGGcagcaccaaacacacctgaaaatcATTTTGAGCACATTCTCAAGTACATATGATAAAGATTATGCACTTTTAACACTTAACAATACACTGTAATAAAATGTGTGAAGaaccgttcacaccaagaacgataagtGTTCACACCTATGCACTTTCCACCGctttaaatgcttgagctctTAAGCAGGTTGGATTCTGACAGCTCTCATTGTTTGTAAAAAATgtatcagctgaaaaaaaaaggtcTGAAAGTAATTCAAAAAGTTTAGGCATTAACTGCTATTCTTTTAAATTTAGAATGATTTTAGGTTTTAAAGGTTAAACGATTTTAAAGCCATCgcccttggtgtgaacaggccttaaaacTAATTGTTAACTCtgtgtttcatttaatacaaaagcaTCTGATAAGACATCCAATTAACTATATTTTTTCAGTGACTCACCTGAAAAGATGAAGAAGATAAGCGTAAACAGAACGAAGAAAATCATCCTGACCGTTTTGCAGCCTGTTTATCTCAAGAAGTGCCTTTGCGGATGTAAGTAAGTACACCTCACCCACACACTGTGCTTCAAACATACAGCGTACCAAGAAGATTAAACCACAGGCATAAGTTTATAGGTCCCCGGTTTACTGACCTCATTAACAATTCAGACTTAGCATTTTAGCGCATTTGTATCTATTCAGTGGTGCGTTTCCTAAAGCATTGTAAGCTAACCATGGTTGTTAGTTCCAACTCTATTGATAACGAAAGAACTTGCGACCAAAGTTGCTTTTGGAAAATGCACCCCTGGCCAGTGTAAACTGCAGAAGGTTTTCTGAGGTTTACACTGGCCAGGGGTGCATTTTGGCTACAACACCACCACTAATCCAGCAAGATTAATCCAGAGAGACAATGATGGAAGAAACAATAACTTGTTAAAGTTTGGTTTCCTAATCACTAATGCATGAGCTCATGAGCACTCTTTAAACAATTAGAAATCTCTTTAGTCGATTCAGTAAATGTTCAGATTCAAAGGAGTCATTTGTTCGTGAATCAAACAAAATGACTCAGCAGGACATAAAAAGCAGCGAGATTTAATTTAAACCAGCATGACATTCTAACCTGTAAAACCTAGAACTTACCTCGTTGgatgagtgattttttttcttttcttttttttctacattttacttACATCACCACGGACAGCGAGGGATATATGTAGAGCATAGTTACGCCTTTATTGGTCCCAAGCGTGCGTCTGTGATGGTGTCCACCTCCAGTCTGCAGGCGGCGAGTGCAAAAGCAGCGATAAACTCCATCAGGAATGTCCAGCCTGCGATAAACACCCACACAACCACACTCAAACCAACTACGGCTTTTGTTGCTCAATAATCTTTGTACAACTATATTcagtatatgcattttaaatgcacaCTACTTAGAGTATGTATTTTTAATCTGCATTTctttcttataataaattattaatatatgcgTGTGAAATGAAtggttttaaatgtaatttaggtATTTTAACTTGGGCCTAAATCTACAATGTTTAAAGTGATTGTTCGCTTTGGCTCCCTCTGTTGGGCGAGGTTGAATCTCATTGTTCATACTGATCTATTGTTTCAGTCATTTTTGTACAAGCTTGTCTTTTGTGATTGTAACAGGTGTTAATACAAACATAGCAAGAACAGAACAGATATTCAAAAATCTGAAGATCTGAAATGCAATGCAAACCAGTTTGGTGGGACAGATGCGCCCCAGCAGGAACATGAGGAGGTCTTGCACACATGGACTTcaggcctcgttggcgcagtaggcagcgcgtcagtctcataatctgaaggtcgtgagttcgagcctcacacggggcaaaATGTTTTGGTTTTTGCTGGAGATTTTCAAATCATTGATGCTGTTAAATCTGTGGAAGGATAGTTTACACACTTTTTACTCTTTGCAGTAAGTATTGTTTTATATAGTCTTTTAGAAGTGCTGCCACCTGGTGGGTGTTTTGCAAATGTCATCATCATTAACTGcaaccattaaaaatattttacttaaaattagtgttaactgaaattatattatacttaaaatcactgaATGCATAAAGACGTGCTGCATGGGGTATGAAATCTCGGTGCTCTCTGGTTGTATGGGATAGTATAGATTTAAGGACAAGAACTCCAAGCAACTCGAATTGTATAGTGAAaatttaaaaagcctttattgcaTCACTGGCTTTATACGTTAAAACTCTTTTGGTGAGAggatgtattacatttattttattttagctagcagaattttttcattttttattcaagTACTAGaatagctaaaaataaaataatatatataactttacatATTTGAAAAGGGCAAAAACCaataatattgacaaaaaaaactattattaaacttTTATCTAAAATTGAAATCAAActtaatctaatttaaaatatttaaattataaaatttctttgtgaaatatttaatattttaaacatatttaatttatttaaaacattaaaataaaatctaacccTGAAAAAAATCTTTAGGTATAGCATTATACCAGTTGGTGGgtgaatatattataataattactgaCAAGTTAGTTACACTTGTGTCATTTATAAACAATCGATGACAACATGCGACACTGTTAACTAACTATAAACAGCACTTCGACATCAATTACTAATCTTGTTCATTTCAAGatttactaatatatttttaaatacccaAGTTCTattttaacattagcaaatgaaacatgaacaaaaataaaataattgtttttgtttttcaagatTAACAAAGACTCCATTAACTAACGCAACAAAAATAGAGACCGGTTTGTCAACTACATTTTTAAACACTCTACTAATGAGATGTTTGGTCTTATTTTAAGATAAAACAAGTATGTTATTCACAGGCGATCTTTATATCTTACATCAGGAGTCTATAAATGAGTTTTCCTGTGAACACAAAGggagaaaaaaagcattttctccccgtcggggaatcgaaccccggtctcccGCGTGACAGGCGGGGATACTtaccactatactaacgaggagtgAGGGCACACACATTGTTGTATCTATTTCCTGCTACGCCAGACTCACTGAGTGTCTTCTGATGTTAAAAACAAGAGGAAAAACTGGTTTTGTAGCATTGCAGTAACAACAAATCACTGTTTAACTCATATCTTACCTTCATGTTGTATTGCGATGATTATATCATGGTCTCCAGATGAGTTTCTTATGTTGTATCGCTCAATTACACACAGTCTAAAATCAACACCCAAACAGAGCAGTTAGCACAATAATGAACTGAAATAATGCTTTGTTGACCGTCAAACTCATTTAAGATCTGTAAATGTAAAGAGACCTTAATAGAAACACCTTACAGTGACATGTGTTTGGTGAATGAACGAACATTGATGGTGATTCTATCTTAAAGGGATCCCCGAGTATTAAGACTTGTTTAGCTTAAAACataaatgatgtccttactaaaAATATGTAGTGGAAAACCTATTAAAGATTTGTTTATGTTTAAAAAGTAATAGATTTATACATATTTTGGACTATGGGGGCGCCATTATTCTGATGACGTCAAATGGTTGCACTCCGTGAGCTGCTGCTGAatgtttgtggtctatcacattttgtaaatcttttaaGCTGTAAAAAATCTTTTGTCGTGTACCCAGCTTTATGTTGCTTCTCTTGTAGCCCTCCGACTGAAAATTACAACCCAAAGCCACACAATGTGGTATCATATCAGTACTTTATGAGTTCTTTCACGGTCAAAAGTGCCAGAAGCTCACTGAGTGCAACCATTTAACATTATCGACGCAGAATGTACTGAGCACATAAaataatgcccccccccccatagtgtaaaaaactaattagattttttaaaaataacttaaatcttTTGTGGGTTTTCTATTACACATTTTAATACGAGACATCATTTACGTTATATTAAGCTAAACATGTTTTGATACCCGGGGATCCCTTTAAAAAGTTAGGTTTGCTTCCTGTTGGTAGATCACTTCACAACAAAAGTATTGGTGCTTCAGTGTGTAAAATATGTTGAAAAGAAGTTgttgcattggccgggaatcgaacccgggcctcccgcgtggcaggcgagaattctaccactgaaccaccaatgctcacATGACTGCGTTTCCCGCTCAGGaatttttgtgatgtcacaacCATCAGTATCCtctttaaaacattgaaaatagaCTAATAAACTAAATAGTCATCCATTCAAAAGGCGTACTAACCCTAAAAATACTCACTTTTAACAGACCCCTCGACGTCACAACGAGCCGCTTCCTCTTtgaacagagaaagaaaaacataaacaaaggTGAACATCAAACATATAAAGCACAACTGAAACAGTATTAAATATCTACTGACTTAAACTCTGTAGTCCCAGAACTACAAACAGCTATCAAAACTGTAAAAGTGAACTTATgtttggagaaaaataaaaaaacatttttggactGAGGGTTTAATATTTAATCAACCACTAGGTGGCGCACCACGTCTAACATTTAACATTATATGCCACACTTCTAATGATTATCATACTACCAATTACATTTggtttcaaattatatatatatatacttcatatGAGTAGTTTTCACACACCAGGGTTCCCACTCTTTCATGAACCCCAGATTCATGGACTGTTAaggacttttttttcataaaaagatATAATATCTTAAGCATGAgcaccagtggtgtcaaaagtactggcattcattactcaagtagaagtatagatactagagtttaaaaagacttttgtagaagttgaagtatcaactcaagctttttactcaagtaaaagtgtaaaagtactggtttaaaaaactacttaaagtataaaagtaaaagtaatgtaagtaaAGTAATGTAaagaaaatgccattaagaacaaaagcttaggccgcaccacaggggcctattgtacaCCACCCCACctcctcctcaaaaaaaaaattctaaaggccataggccataatgactataatgttatattaaaatgttcatgttgaaaaatttgggatgcactaggcttcctgtttcagccgcatatatgaaaatacaaaaatggtgtgcacatcccaaacatccaattaggacacaggtgcaagacaactaaatgatatagacaaataaagaagtgaagtctgaacactgaaaactactgctccagaggaatttaatcaagcaacgtttcgaccttcaggtcttcatcagccgcatatatgcccatttaaaatgaacgcactttagtacaatccaaatacattaaaggactagagatatgatgactagttgccaataagtattgttatagtgcaaaa is from Carassius gibelio isolate Cgi1373 ecotype wild population from Czech Republic chromosome B22, carGib1.2-hapl.c, whole genome shotgun sequence and encodes:
- the LOC127987830 gene encoding uncharacterized protein LOC127987830 translates to MIFFVLFTLIFFIFSGVFGAAETDEIQSIPVMRGDSLTLHTDVTEVQRDDLILWTFGSKDNLIAEIHKQVVYMFDSKEHFILEEKTGSLTIRNIRTENCGLYDLTVINLGRTSYKRFNVTVIDTSGKNVAYLPVPVISRDSSQCSSSSSPNCSLVCSVVNVSHVTLSWYKGNSLLSSISVSDLSISLSLPLEVEYQDKNSYSCVINNPIRNQTIHLDISKLCQPCSGTTNVTLVDFLFILMSSQADNNYNYIGIHNRCQ